The sequence below is a genomic window from Verrucomicrobiota bacterium.
GTATTAGAGGAATTAGCCGCTCCTCATCCCCCGGGCTTCCTTTATTTTATCGAGCAGGACGGGAAAACAGCCGGATACCTTTTGGTGACATCATGCTTTAGTATGGAGTTTGGGGGCCGCTTTCTTTTACTGGATGAACTCTTCCTTTTGGAAGAATTCCGAGGAAAAGGAGTCGGCAAAAAGGTGGTGCAATTTACAGAAAGTCTCTGTGAAAAAACGGGCTGTTCCCACTTGCGACTCGAAGTCCACCACGCCAATCACCGCGCCCTAGCCACCTATCACAAGGCCGGCTTTTTGAGTCACGGTCGGGATTATCTCACCAAGTCCATCGATTCCGGAAAAAATTAGTCCTCTTTTATCTCTCCTCCCCCGTCAGAGCAATTTGCTCCACCTCTGATTTTTGATGAACTCAATCCGAAAGGAAATTCTGTTTTTATGTCATCACTCGTTTTCCGCCCTGATATGGACGAAGTCCGCCATCGCCTCACCACGTTCTGGAATGGAGGCGACCTCGGACGCCCTGCCATCGCCCTTTGTTCCGCACGGAAAGAACCATGGGAGCAAATTGCTTTTATGGAGAAACCTGACGATTGGCCGACATGGTACTCCACCAAAGACATGGAATACCGGGTATACCAAGGATTCACTGATGCTGCCCGTGCAAATCACCATGCGGAAGCCGTCCCGAATACTGCACCCGATCTCGCCCCAAATTGCCTGGCTCTCTTCCTCGGTTGCCATGGTGTGGAAGGTGATGGCACGGTCTGGTGTGAACCCTGTATGAG
It includes:
- a CDS encoding GNAT family N-acetyltransferase gives rise to the protein MSEPVFTAYTSSARDRLLPLVKMFYAHEQVVFDEKIIFSVLEELAAPHPPGFLYFIEQDGKTAGYLLVTSCFSMEFGGRFLLLDELFLLEEFRGKGVGKKVVQFTESLCEKTGCSHLRLEVHHANHRALATYHKAGFLSHGRDYLTKSIDSGKN